From a single Miscanthus floridulus cultivar M001 chromosome 8, ASM1932011v1, whole genome shotgun sequence genomic region:
- the LOC136471473 gene encoding uncharacterized protein produces the protein MPMERSVSCAERGSMYGGGAGVDLRSYSASYARPQPPRSSSTRVQRARSVSSWARPAPPPVQRTGSTKSGVAGTGRPTPGINLRSYSASYAASYGPTLQVDGGAGAGGGQLKRSGSVTNWTSANRRSVNLRGYTPSFAALDDTAAAAAVPAPRKVDDAELQRRKRLVVYKTYDVEGKVRESVRRSVNWIKGKCSGMVYRW, from the coding sequence ATGCCAATGGAGAGGTCGGTGTCTTGCGCGGAGAGGGGAAGCATGTACGGGGGCGGGGCGGGGGTGGACCTGCGGAGCTACAGCGCCTCGTACGCGCGGCCGCAGCCGCCGCGGTCGTCGTCGACCAGGGTGCAGCGCGCCAGGAGCGTGAGCTCGTGGGCGCGCCCGGCGCCGCCGCCCGTGCAGCGGACCGGGAGCACCAAGAGCGGCGTCGCCGGCACAGGTCGCCCCACCCCGGGTATCAACCTGCGCTCCTACAGCGCCTCCTACGCGGCCTCCTACGGGCCCACCCTGCAGGtcgacggcggcgccggcgccggcggcgggcaGCTCAAGCGCTCCGGCAGCGTCACCAACTGGACCTCCGCCAACCGCCGCTCCGTCAACCTCAGAGGGTACACCCCGTCCTTCGCCGCACTGGacgacaccgccgccgccgccgccgtcccggCGCCCAGGAAGGTGGACGACGCCGAGCTGCAGCGGAGGAAGCGGCTCGTCGTCTACAAGACGTACGACGTGGAGGGCAAGGTCCGGGAGTCGGTGCGCCGCAGCGTCAACTGGATCAAGGGCAAGTGCTCCGGCATGGTGTACCGGTGGTGA